In Cytobacillus oceanisediminis, the following proteins share a genomic window:
- a CDS encoding cobalamin B12-binding domain-containing protein, with product MNQAETLASLLLEGNSAKVWENIQEHPQLSRLEVYQNLITPAMQHIGFLWETNQITVADEHLATATCDFVLSKLAYQREKRQSSQKAMFLCLDGEQHYIGLKMVNSLFEEHGWETKYFGPSLPLEYALKTAKDWKPSVIGLSVSIVYHLPKLKEYAEAFAKLPHKPAVLLGGRLAGKYDLLPYCSDHTVILQDLPETKEWLQNYEAGGQQNAIF from the coding sequence ATGAACCAGGCTGAAACACTCGCTTCACTGCTGCTGGAAGGCAATTCTGCAAAAGTTTGGGAAAACATTCAAGAGCATCCGCAGCTATCGCGTCTCGAAGTTTATCAAAATTTGATTACACCCGCAATGCAGCATATCGGCTTTTTATGGGAGACAAATCAGATCACAGTCGCAGACGAACATTTGGCAACAGCAACATGTGATTTTGTGCTCTCAAAACTCGCTTATCAGCGGGAAAAAAGACAATCAAGCCAAAAAGCCATGTTTCTCTGCCTGGATGGGGAACAGCATTATATTGGCCTGAAAATGGTCAACAGCCTTTTTGAAGAGCACGGCTGGGAGACGAAATATTTTGGCCCGAGCCTGCCTTTGGAATATGCGCTGAAAACGGCAAAAGATTGGAAGCCAAGCGTAATCGGACTGTCGGTCAGCATCGTCTATCACCTGCCGAAGCTGAAGGAATATGCCGAAGCATTTGCTAAACTGCCGCATAAGCCGGCTGTTCTTCTTGGCGGGCGTTTAGCAGGGAAGTATGATCTGCTTCCTTATTGCTCTGATCATACGGTCATTCTACAGGATTTGCCGGAAACAAAGGAATGGCTGCAAAACTATGAAGCGGGAGGACAGCAAAATGCAATATTTTGA
- a CDS encoding STAS domain-containing protein, whose translation MQYFDQPLPLAFLKADRNGKIVSYSTIAWESFDLSQGHLKGIIDEESIEKLIQYSWEPGLDPVKLELNMKTRETQLSLFEVHIQWDSEDHANMLFLPKDSSNEGLMDKLMQLQQRLSSTDFELLEKKEELEQVLIRLNQLSGPFIPLSETLCLIPLFGDITPDKINVISESCLKAVFAGEYEEILFDLTAVGEIEGKGIEKFTQLIKTLNFMTGSIIKLIGIKPNLAKMLNNYKLDEWVQIDQSLKQVLNVYFNRNELGAS comes from the coding sequence ATGCAATATTTTGATCAGCCGCTTCCGCTTGCGTTTTTAAAAGCTGACAGGAACGGGAAAATAGTTAGCTACTCCACAATAGCATGGGAAAGCTTTGACCTGAGCCAGGGGCATTTAAAAGGAATCATTGATGAGGAGAGCATTGAAAAGCTGATTCAGTACAGCTGGGAGCCCGGATTGGATCCCGTGAAGCTGGAACTGAACATGAAGACCAGGGAAACACAGCTTTCTTTATTTGAGGTTCATATTCAATGGGACAGCGAGGATCATGCCAATATGCTGTTTCTGCCAAAAGACAGCTCGAATGAAGGCTTGATGGATAAACTGATGCAGCTGCAGCAGCGCCTGTCCTCAACCGACTTTGAACTGCTGGAGAAAAAAGAAGAGCTGGAGCAGGTGCTGATCCGCTTAAACCAGCTGTCCGGGCCGTTTATTCCGCTGTCGGAAACCCTGTGCCTGATTCCTTTATTCGGCGACATTACACCAGATAAAATAAACGTTATTTCCGAAAGCTGCTTGAAAGCTGTTTTTGCAGGCGAATATGAAGAAATTCTCTTTGATCTGACAGCGGTTGGGGAGATTGAAGGAAAAGGCATTGAGAAATTCACCCAGCTGATTAAAACATTGAACTTCATGACAGGCAGCATTATCAAATTGATCGGCATTAAGCCAAACCTGGCGAAAATGCTGAATAACTATAAGCTGGATGAATGGGTGCAGATCGATCAATCCCTGAAGCAGGTTTTAAATGTCTATTTTAATCGGAATGAGTTAGGGGCCTCTTAG
- a CDS encoding benzoate/H(+) symporter BenE family transporter, with translation MGLPKERHSGYSQEVQKRSFIRDLTAENMSSGIIASTLVMTGPALIILQAASAGGFTDQQTINWMFAVYFFGGVYSILLPLLYRIPITGGHSITGAAFLATVTAQYSYPELIGGYVMSGLLIFLVGISGLFTKIIGWVPKEVIASMLGGLVAGYVVKLVPAIQEMPVVGGAALISFLLFTRYVKKFPPVLAAVAIAFAVLYLTADLNPAKEIAYFLPSIQMPEFSWMGLVTIALPLAMLILSNDAAPGIGALESEDFKPPIRKIVSSSGVFSVITSFFGGQCANIAGMMSAICAGPDSGPREKRYMGAVISGAITIVFGIFAWKIVPFIQSLPQAFVSLLAGFALIGVLHSSLQMGFSENRLRLSALAAFIVTLSGVSFLHISAPVWGLIAGAVLARTVERQ, from the coding sequence ATGGGTTTGCCGAAGGAAAGGCATAGCGGATACAGTCAAGAAGTACAGAAGCGTTCGTTCATAAGGGATCTGACAGCGGAAAACATGTCATCGGGAATCATTGCAAGCACGCTGGTTATGACGGGGCCGGCACTGATCATTTTACAGGCTGCGTCAGCAGGTGGATTTACTGATCAGCAGACGATTAACTGGATGTTTGCGGTTTATTTTTTCGGGGGTGTCTACAGCATCCTCCTGCCGCTTCTATATAGGATTCCCATCACAGGAGGGCATTCGATTACTGGAGCGGCCTTTTTGGCGACTGTGACTGCCCAATATTCGTATCCTGAACTGATAGGCGGGTATGTGATGTCCGGGCTGCTGATTTTTCTGGTCGGCATTTCTGGGCTGTTTACAAAAATCATTGGCTGGGTGCCGAAAGAAGTCATCGCATCCATGCTTGGCGGATTGGTTGCCGGCTATGTCGTGAAGCTCGTACCGGCCATTCAGGAAATGCCTGTTGTCGGAGGAGCGGCTTTAATCAGTTTTCTGCTTTTTACGAGATATGTGAAGAAGTTCCCGCCTGTGCTTGCGGCCGTTGCGATTGCCTTTGCGGTGCTGTATTTGACAGCTGATTTAAATCCGGCTAAAGAGATTGCCTATTTCCTGCCGTCTATCCAAATGCCGGAATTCAGTTGGATGGGGCTTGTGACGATTGCCCTGCCGCTGGCGATGCTGATACTGAGCAATGACGCTGCACCGGGAATCGGGGCCCTCGAAAGTGAGGACTTTAAACCGCCTATTCGTAAAATCGTCTCATCAAGCGGCGTCTTCTCCGTAATCACCAGCTTCTTTGGCGGCCAGTGTGCCAATATCGCAGGCATGATGAGCGCCATCTGTGCCGGGCCGGATTCAGGCCCAAGGGAGAAAAGGTATATGGGAGCTGTGATTTCAGGCGCGATTACGATTGTTTTCGGCATATTCGCCTGGAAAATCGTGCCCTTTATCCAGTCGCTTCCACAGGCATTTGTTTCATTGCTCGCCGGGTTCGCCCTGATTGGCGTCCTACATTCAAGTCTGCAAATGGGCTTCTCCGAAAACCGTTTGCGGTTAAGCGCACTCGCAGCCTTCATCGTCACCCTATCAGGCGTAAGCTTTCTCCATATCAGCGCACCCGTTTGGGGACTCATCGCCGGGGCGGTATTGGCTCGGACGGTAGAGAGGCAGTGA
- a CDS encoding helix-turn-helix domain-containing protein yields the protein MTILQDKISSLLEINRSLTQSLELEEILKRLVQAAFDLVDHADTTILYTLKEDGLLHFSSGVGVETGFMSQLKFEPGESLTGQVFLTKKGVIASGHEFREHMSHMTEANYHYFFNGVYQRDVKSGIVVPLVYKENCIGVLVVDNFDRDVQFTEADFQVLEVVADQAAIAIMNSKLYEEVRRKNEELSQSLDIHRKFTKILLEGRGTSYILDTISHILSTPVIFAESAVEPSHSFPIINSNELFGYFLLNEPIERLTNIQKAALEHASTALSLEFVRQNTLFEKEMHLREEAFHDLINGGRLNARILEKFRMNEKSSIACMMVECKSGFLWDAASILQKEKLIRSIEQIIMKYCETSIVFTKSNQIIALLVNGRKKYDQSLADAIQRKVNRAVIGLGREVALTDMTDTYQEAAEALSFAKNHQHKTFITYSELGAERLWLNTDRSLLNKFVSDKIGSLLKMEPEYLKTMQIFLAHNQSHKQTAEEMHIHPNTLAYRLKKIESELQLDFSRKEDWITVVLAFQVFDFLNP from the coding sequence ATGACGATCTTGCAGGACAAAATCTCAAGCCTCCTGGAAATTAATCGCAGTTTAACCCAGTCTCTTGAACTGGAGGAGATTCTAAAGAGGCTGGTACAAGCTGCCTTTGATTTAGTAGACCATGCTGACACGACCATTCTTTACACATTAAAGGAAGATGGATTATTGCATTTTTCCAGCGGGGTTGGGGTGGAAACAGGCTTTATGAGCCAGCTGAAGTTTGAGCCTGGTGAATCCTTGACGGGGCAGGTTTTTCTGACTAAAAAGGGAGTAATTGCGTCAGGACATGAGTTCAGGGAGCATATGAGCCATATGACTGAGGCAAATTATCATTACTTTTTTAATGGCGTTTACCAGCGGGATGTGAAAAGCGGAATCGTCGTCCCATTGGTTTATAAGGAGAATTGCATCGGCGTGCTTGTGGTGGATAACTTCGACAGGGATGTACAGTTTACTGAAGCTGACTTTCAAGTGCTGGAGGTGGTGGCAGACCAGGCGGCTATTGCCATCATGAACTCGAAGCTTTACGAAGAAGTCAGGCGAAAAAATGAGGAGCTTAGCCAATCTCTTGATATTCACCGGAAATTCACGAAGATTCTGCTGGAGGGAAGGGGGACTTCGTATATCCTTGATACGATCAGTCATATTTTGAGTACCCCGGTAATCTTTGCAGAGTCAGCAGTTGAGCCATCCCATTCATTTCCGATCATAAATTCCAACGAACTTTTCGGATATTTCCTTTTGAATGAGCCAATCGAGCGTTTGACCAATATCCAGAAGGCTGCTCTTGAACACGCTTCAACGGCTTTGTCACTGGAGTTTGTCAGGCAGAATACGCTTTTTGAAAAAGAGATGCATCTAAGGGAAGAGGCCTTTCATGATTTGATCAATGGCGGACGTCTGAATGCAAGGATTCTGGAAAAGTTCCGCATGAATGAGAAAAGCAGCATCGCCTGTATGATGGTGGAATGCAAGTCTGGTTTTCTATGGGATGCAGCCTCCATCCTTCAAAAAGAAAAGCTCATCCGATCGATTGAACAGATCATCATGAAATACTGTGAAACCTCGATCGTTTTTACGAAATCAAACCAAATCATTGCACTTCTGGTGAATGGCCGGAAAAAGTATGACCAGTCTCTGGCTGATGCTATTCAGAGAAAAGTGAACAGAGCTGTCATAGGTTTGGGCAGAGAGGTTGCTTTGACAGATATGACAGATACTTATCAGGAAGCTGCCGAAGCTTTATCATTTGCTAAAAACCATCAGCACAAAACCTTTATCACTTATTCTGAGCTTGGTGCTGAAAGACTGTGGCTCAACACCGACCGCAGCTTGCTGAATAAATTTGTCTCCGATAAAATTGGCTCTCTTTTAAAGATGGAGCCAGAATATTTGAAAACGATGCAAATCTTTCTGGCACATAATCAAAGCCATAAACAAACAGCAGAAGAGATGCATATCCATCCCAATACCCTGGCATACCGGCTGAAAAAAATTGAGAGCGAACTGCAGCTTGATTTTTCCCGGAAAGAAGATTGGATTACAGTTGTCCTGGCCTTCCAGGTTTTCGACTTTTTAAACCCTTAA
- a CDS encoding aldehyde dehydrogenase family protein: MSTEVNSQKTAVRNTGAETYYNYIGGEWVPSVTGETYPSLNPAHTDEVLGYFQKSNAIDVQKAIESAKRAFPEWKNTSPISRGDILFKLIFLIQQEKEELAEIITKEVGKTIEAARKEVDATVQALKHFSGEANRISGETVPAIDPKTFACTIQEPLGVVAVVTPFNFPLGIAIYKIAPSMLAGNTIIYKAASDTSLIAVKVVELFEKAGMPAGVLNMITGPGSVVGEELGTNPEIKAVSFTGSSDVGIHLGKLVTAHGGKMQAEMGGKNATVILEDANLEDAVQSVVISGFYNNGQSCTGTSRVIVPRSISRNVIELLVEKAKQVKVGNGVREGYDNGAVANKHQLNTYLHYVNSAIEEGAVLEYGGKQLTDGDLANGYFVAPTVFSKVTKDFTIAQEEIFGPVVAVMEVDSYEEAIELANDTDFGLSSAIFTNDLQKAFDFVRKIETGVTHVNIPSNHYENQLPFGGKKTSSIGPREQGSTALDFWLDTKTVYIKP; the protein is encoded by the coding sequence ATGAGTACAGAGGTTAATAGCCAGAAAACTGCGGTCAGGAATACTGGTGCAGAAACTTATTACAATTACATTGGCGGGGAATGGGTTCCTTCTGTGACAGGGGAAACGTATCCCAGCTTGAATCCTGCCCATACAGATGAGGTACTGGGTTACTTTCAGAAATCGAATGCGATTGATGTGCAAAAAGCAATCGAAAGTGCAAAGAGGGCTTTTCCCGAATGGAAAAATACATCTCCAATCAGCCGGGGGGACATCCTTTTTAAACTGATCTTTCTCATCCAGCAGGAAAAAGAGGAATTAGCAGAAATCATTACGAAGGAAGTCGGCAAAACGATCGAGGCAGCCCGAAAGGAGGTAGATGCAACGGTTCAGGCTCTGAAGCATTTCAGCGGCGAGGCTAACCGGATCTCAGGAGAAACCGTGCCTGCGATTGATCCGAAAACCTTTGCCTGCACGATTCAGGAGCCGCTGGGAGTGGTGGCCGTCGTTACGCCATTTAATTTTCCGCTCGGAATCGCCATCTATAAAATTGCACCTTCCATGCTGGCGGGAAATACGATCATCTATAAGGCCGCAAGTGACACGTCTTTAATCGCAGTGAAGGTGGTCGAGCTGTTCGAAAAGGCTGGAATGCCAGCGGGCGTGCTGAATATGATCACGGGCCCGGGCTCTGTCGTGGGAGAAGAGCTTGGAACCAATCCGGAAATTAAGGCAGTCTCGTTTACAGGCTCCTCTGATGTCGGCATCCATCTTGGCAAGCTCGTGACAGCCCATGGCGGAAAAATGCAGGCTGAAATGGGCGGGAAGAACGCGACGGTCATTCTGGAGGATGCCAATCTGGAAGATGCTGTCCAGAGTGTGGTCATCAGCGGATTTTATAATAACGGCCAAAGCTGTACGGGAACCAGCCGCGTGATTGTGCCCCGGTCCATTTCGCGAAATGTCATTGAGTTATTAGTTGAAAAAGCGAAGCAAGTAAAGGTCGGCAATGGGGTTCGGGAAGGATATGACAACGGCGCGGTTGCGAATAAGCATCAATTGAATACGTATCTCCATTATGTGAATAGCGCCATCGAAGAAGGAGCTGTGCTTGAATATGGCGGAAAGCAGCTGACAGATGGCGATTTGGCGAATGGCTATTTCGTTGCTCCGACTGTTTTCAGTAAAGTTACAAAAGATTTTACAATCGCCCAGGAAGAGATTTTCGGTCCTGTTGTGGCTGTGATGGAAGTGGATTCTTACGAAGAGGCGATTGAGCTTGCAAATGATACGGATTTTGGCTTGTCATCCGCCATTTTTACGAATGACCTTCAGAAGGCATTCGATTTTGTCCGAAAAATTGAAACAGGGGTCACGCACGTAAATATCCCATCCAATCATTATGAAAACCAGCTCCCGTTTGGCGGCAAAAAGACATCCAGCATCGGGCCGCGTGAACAGGGCAGTACGGCATTGGATTTCTGGCTTGATACCAAAACAGTTTATATAAAACCTTAA
- a CDS encoding NAD(P)-dependent oxidoreductase — translation MKNIGVIGCGAMGKGIVKNLIKSGYKVYAYDPSQDALAKCEALGAIPQPSPYETARQADLVISSLPGPSIVKDVMMGGSGVFPALKPHSFVLDMSTIDPKTAQELNQAANEQGIHFYDCPLSGGPKGADAGTLTIMVGGDDRYLPDIRPVLESVGKDIFLLGPSGSGQVAKLCHNMLVALTTAGLGEAFAVGEKAGVSRSQLAEVIQSGSAHNRVLTVFGENILQHTYENVLFSLEHMNKDIHLYKETAEFYSEDSPLGQLVCDIYEKAMEQGKGKLDSSAVCGSI, via the coding sequence ATGAAAAACATTGGCGTAATTGGCTGCGGGGCCATGGGAAAGGGCATTGTGAAAAATTTAATCAAAAGCGGGTATAAGGTGTATGCTTATGATCCAAGTCAGGATGCACTGGCGAAATGCGAGGCGCTGGGGGCCATTCCCCAGCCTTCTCCATACGAGACAGCAAGACAGGCGGATCTAGTAATTTCTTCATTGCCTGGACCAAGTATTGTGAAGGATGTTATGATGGGTGGAAGCGGAGTCTTTCCTGCTTTAAAGCCTCACAGTTTTGTGCTGGATATGAGCACCATAGACCCGAAAACAGCCCAGGAATTGAATCAGGCTGCAAATGAGCAAGGCATCCATTTTTATGACTGTCCGTTAAGCGGGGGACCAAAGGGTGCTGATGCCGGTACGCTGACCATAATGGTTGGGGGAGACGATAGATATTTGCCGGACATTCGCCCGGTCCTGGAGAGCGTAGGAAAGGATATCTTTCTGCTCGGTCCTTCAGGATCAGGCCAGGTGGCAAAGCTGTGCCATAATATGCTGGTTGCACTAACGACTGCAGGCCTGGGGGAGGCTTTTGCAGTGGGGGAGAAAGCAGGTGTCAGCCGGTCTCAGCTGGCGGAAGTCATTCAAAGCGGGTCTGCGCATAATCGCGTTCTGACCGTATTCGGTGAAAATATCCTTCAGCATACATACGAGAATGTGCTGTTCAGCCTGGAGCACATGAATAAGGATATTCACTTATACAAAGAAACAGCCGAATTTTATAGCGAAGATTCTCCTTTGGGTCAGCTGGTGTGCGATATCTATGAAAAGGCGATGGAGCAAGGGAAGGGCAAGCTTGATTCTTCCGCCGTGTGCGGATCTATCTAG
- a CDS encoding DUF3100 domain-containing protein yields the protein MKNEKTEILKDWRLHAVVLVLVAATEAIGQISFKVGAGVILLLPMLYAFFLGLGLYFTPLIKEKQAKNAEPLIVLGVTLLIAKIGVTIGPQIEAIIAAGPSLLLQELGNLGTILFALPVAIFLGFKREAIGMTHSIGREPNVGLIMNKYGFDSPEGRGVMAIYIFGTVFGAAFLGLISGFLATITPLHPLSFAMASGVGSGSMMAAASGSLVAAFPEMEAQIVAFAGASNLLSLSTGLYASIFIGLPLTEKLYSIMMKRKEKKAADKGGDIHA from the coding sequence ATGAAAAACGAAAAGACAGAAATTTTAAAAGATTGGCGCTTGCATGCCGTTGTGCTAGTTCTGGTTGCGGCCACCGAAGCGATTGGACAGATCAGCTTTAAAGTAGGCGCAGGGGTTATTCTGCTGCTGCCTATGCTCTATGCTTTTTTCCTGGGGCTGGGACTTTACTTCACTCCGCTTATTAAGGAAAAACAGGCTAAAAATGCAGAGCCCCTCATCGTGCTTGGGGTTACTCTTTTAATTGCGAAAATTGGAGTAACGATCGGGCCGCAAATCGAGGCAATCATTGCGGCGGGGCCATCTTTATTGCTGCAGGAACTTGGTAACTTGGGAACGATCTTATTTGCACTGCCAGTGGCCATTTTTCTTGGTTTTAAAAGAGAAGCCATTGGCATGACCCACTCGATTGGCCGGGAGCCGAACGTCGGGCTGATTATGAATAAATACGGATTTGATTCGCCAGAAGGCAGAGGAGTAATGGCTATTTATATTTTCGGTACTGTGTTTGGTGCTGCCTTCCTTGGATTGATTTCCGGATTCCTGGCCACGATTACGCCGCTCCATCCGCTGTCGTTCGCGATGGCATCGGGGGTGGGAAGCGGCAGCATGATGGCGGCCGCCAGCGGATCGCTCGTCGCTGCCTTCCCTGAAATGGAGGCGCAGATTGTTGCCTTCGCAGGCGCCAGTAACCTGCTTTCACTTTCTACAGGGCTGTATGCCAGTATTTTCATTGGATTGCCTCTTACTGAAAAGCTGTACAGCATCATGATGAAACGCAAAGAGAAAAAGGCTGCGGACAAAGGGGGAGATATCCATGCTTAA
- a CDS encoding M20 family metallo-hydrolase, whose protein sequence is MNLYEQLIKDYDQELTHSGVNGERLASRLDELSRIGLMESGGVTRPGYSADEKEAKELVIKWMKNAGLTVTADGAGNVFGRLEGKTEGPAIASGSHVDSVPNGGHFDGPLGVLSALEVAESWKETGYIPEKPYEVVIFSDEEGSRFKSSLTGSRAFMGQLKPEEMDSLRDENGKSFREVLTEYGSSAEECLKAGKNRREIEAFVEVHIEQGKVLERENQPVGVVKGIAGPASLEVTFIGEAGHAGNTPMAGRKDPLVAASLFVAAIENFPKQVSDTAVTTVGKLNVHPNGFNVIAQEVILTVDIRDIFEETRDQLLDQIKIEAVKIAEERSIDVQMNLNAKIKPLPIDESLQAGIAESLEKFDIKPVYIPSGAGHDTMIVGTEMPAAMLFVRSRDGISHNPREWTSLNDCVYGVHVLKDFVEGLMKK, encoded by the coding sequence ATGAACCTTTATGAACAGTTAATAAAAGATTATGACCAAGAACTGACACACTCAGGTGTAAACGGCGAAAGATTGGCCTCAAGGCTTGATGAGCTTTCAAGAATAGGCCTCATGGAAAGCGGCGGGGTAACACGCCCAGGCTATTCTGCCGACGAGAAAGAAGCGAAAGAGCTAGTAATCAAGTGGATGAAAAACGCAGGACTTACCGTTACAGCAGATGGAGCAGGAAACGTTTTTGGAAGACTCGAAGGAAAAACAGAAGGTCCGGCAATCGCTTCCGGTTCCCATGTTGACAGTGTTCCAAATGGAGGGCATTTCGATGGGCCGTTAGGGGTTCTTTCAGCATTGGAAGTTGCGGAGTCATGGAAAGAAACAGGATACATACCGGAGAAGCCGTATGAGGTTGTGATTTTTTCAGATGAAGAGGGTTCGAGATTCAAGAGCAGCTTAACAGGCAGCCGGGCATTTATGGGGCAGCTGAAGCCGGAAGAAATGGATAGCCTGCGGGATGAAAATGGCAAGTCGTTTCGGGAAGTATTGACCGAATATGGCAGCAGTGCGGAAGAGTGCTTAAAGGCAGGAAAAAACAGGCGTGAAATTGAAGCCTTTGTGGAAGTCCATATCGAGCAGGGGAAGGTGCTGGAAAGAGAGAATCAGCCAGTTGGAGTGGTAAAAGGCATTGCAGGGCCAGCCTCGCTGGAGGTTACCTTTATAGGAGAAGCTGGACATGCAGGAAATACGCCGATGGCTGGACGAAAAGATCCGCTGGTGGCTGCCTCATTGTTTGTAGCTGCCATTGAGAATTTTCCAAAGCAGGTCAGTGATACGGCCGTTACGACTGTCGGAAAGCTGAACGTACATCCAAATGGCTTTAATGTCATCGCACAGGAAGTAATATTAACAGTGGATATCCGGGATATTTTTGAAGAAACCCGTGATCAGCTGCTTGATCAAATTAAGATCGAAGCGGTGAAAATAGCAGAGGAACGAAGTATTGACGTGCAAATGAACCTGAATGCCAAAATCAAACCTTTGCCAATTGATGAAAGCCTGCAGGCTGGTATAGCAGAATCCCTTGAGAAGTTCGATATTAAACCCGTTTACATCCCAAGCGGCGCCGGCCATGACACCATGATCGTCGGAACTGAAATGCCGGCCGCCATGCTGTTCGTCCGCAGCAGGGATGGCATCAGCCACAATCCGCGGGAATGGACGTCATTAAATGACTGTGTATATGGTGTACATGTTTTGAAAGATTTTGTTGAAGGGCTTATGAAAAAATAG
- a CDS encoding GNAT family N-acetyltransferase yields MIIRHIKPADAQALADLIKQVENESDYMLFEPGERKTSAEAQRKRIEAIQKEDQSTIIISEKDNQLVGFLMAIGGAARRNRHSAYLVAGILSEHRGQGIGTKLFEELDCWASKHDIHRLELTVVIHNQAGVALYKKAGFQVEGTKKHSLMINGEFVDEYYMGKLL; encoded by the coding sequence ATGATCATCCGCCACATAAAACCAGCAGACGCCCAGGCCCTGGCCGACTTGATCAAACAAGTAGAAAACGAATCAGACTACATGCTTTTCGAGCCAGGTGAAAGAAAGACCTCAGCCGAGGCACAAAGAAAAAGAATAGAAGCTATACAAAAAGAAGACCAATCGACTATCATCATCTCGGAAAAAGATAATCAATTGGTCGGCTTCTTAATGGCCATTGGCGGTGCTGCACGGAGAAACCGGCACTCAGCCTATCTCGTTGCAGGCATCCTCAGCGAACACAGAGGCCAGGGAATCGGCACAAAGCTGTTTGAAGAGCTTGACTGTTGGGCAAGTAAACACGATATCCACAGGCTGGAACTCACAGTAGTTATCCACAATCAGGCCGGTGTCGCCCTCTACAAAAAGGCCGGCTTCCAAGTAGAAGGCACCAAGAAACATTCGCTTATGATAAACGGAGAATTTGTCGATGAATACTATATGGGTAAGCTGTTATAA
- a CDS encoding TAXI family TRAP transporter solute-binding subunit: MIQKKWKIIISVLTLVFIAIVGVRTAAENKDKKFVSVATASTGGTYYPIGVGMANVWSSHLKGEKIQASGQSSAGSIENIELLREGEAQLAILQGLISSQAYAGDGSFEGKRYEDLRTISMLWPNVEHFVLMNSKINSGTIDDIKGTQFSVGPQASGTEQSTVVMMEGLDLTKKDISPEYLGYSDTVSAMRDGRLDGGSLPAGIPISAVTDMYASNVKASILEVTDEQLDAINAVSDSWYRYVIPGGTYPRIDEDINTIAQPNLLSTTKEMDEETIYILTKTLYENLDEMYEVHSSAKEMTLETALDGVSVPLHAGAYRYFKEAGLDIPENLIPPEAK, from the coding sequence ATGATTCAGAAAAAGTGGAAGATTATCATATCGGTTCTGACACTTGTTTTTATTGCCATTGTTGGCGTGCGGACAGCGGCCGAGAACAAGGATAAAAAGTTCGTATCCGTTGCCACCGCTTCAACAGGAGGTACATATTACCCGATTGGGGTTGGAATGGCCAATGTATGGAGCAGTCATTTAAAGGGTGAGAAAATCCAGGCGAGCGGCCAGTCTTCAGCCGGCTCCATTGAAAATATAGAACTGCTTCGTGAAGGGGAAGCACAGCTTGCCATTCTTCAGGGGTTAATTTCGTCCCAGGCCTATGCAGGAGATGGCTCCTTTGAAGGAAAGCGTTATGAGGATCTGCGCACGATCTCCATGCTCTGGCCAAATGTGGAGCATTTCGTGCTGATGAACAGTAAAATCAACAGTGGAACCATCGACGATATAAAAGGAACACAATTTTCTGTAGGGCCGCAGGCAAGCGGTACGGAGCAATCCACAGTTGTGATGATGGAAGGCCTTGATCTTACGAAAAAGGATATTTCTCCTGAGTATCTTGGCTACAGTGACACGGTTTCCGCGATGCGTGACGGGAGATTGGATGGAGGCTCGCTTCCTGCAGGAATCCCGATTTCCGCTGTAACAGATATGTATGCAAGTAATGTCAAAGCATCGATTTTAGAAGTAACCGATGAACAGCTGGATGCCATTAATGCAGTATCTGACAGCTGGTACCGCTATGTGATTCCTGGAGGGACATATCCTCGCATTGACGAAGATATCAACACCATTGCCCAGCCGAACCTTTTATCCACAACAAAAGAAATGGACGAAGAAACCATCTATATTTTAACCAAAACGCTCTATGAAAATCTGGATGAAATGTATGAGGTTCATAGCTCTGCCAAGGAAATGACACTGGAAACGGCCCTTGATGGCGTATCCGTGCCATTGCACGCCGGAGCCTACAGATATTTTAAAGAAGCAGGTCTTGATATACCTGAAAATCTAATTCCGCCGGAAGCGAAATAA